Genomic DNA from Candidatus Binataceae bacterium:
CGAAGTCCCACCGTATTTCTGTACAATCAGGGCCACGTCTTTGCCGCCGCGGGGTAGTTCGCGGCGTGACCGATCATTATGGCGGCATCGGGCGGTTCGAACCAGAGCCCCCCGTTCGATACTTTTTACGGATGGGGTTCAGGCAAACCGCGAGCGCAGGCGTTCCAACAACTGCGCGTAGCGGTCGGAGCCTGCGACGAACTCGATCCGGCGCGCGCTCGGGCCCACGTAGCTTATCCGTACCGAGAGAACTTCCAGCTCATCGGCCTCGCGCAACCGCTCGAACCACTCGACCGCGGCCACACCCGGCGTGAACAGGTATTCACGCAACCCGAGGTCGTCGAGGCCGGCCTCCTCGAGGCGATAGAGGTCGATATGATAGAGGGGGACGCGGCCGCGATGCTCCTGGATCATCGTGAAGGTGGGACTCAGGATGTCTCCTTCGCGGAGATTGAGCCCCGTTGCAAGCCCCTTGACGAAGCAGGTCTTGCCCGCGCCGAGATCGCCCATCAGTCCGAGCAGCTCTCCGCCCTCGAGCACCGACGCGAGCCGCCGGCCCCAGCTTTTAGTCTCATGTGCGGAGCGGGTTTCGATGACGAACGTCACGCTTCAAGCGTGCGCCAATGGGCGATGTCGTTCAAGCGCCGGACGCCGCAAGCGAAGCCAGCGCCGACGGCAGTTCGTCGGCAAGGTCGCCGGCCAGATAGCCGACCGGGCCAATCCTTGCGGCCAGCCGATCGGCGGCATAGCCGTGAAGGAAGGCGCCCAGGGCGAGCGCGTCGAGCGGCGCCAGCCGCTGCGCCAGGAGCGCACCGATCATCCCGGAGAGCACGTCGCCCATCCCCGCGGTCGCCATCCCGGGATTGCCGCTCGCGTTGACATAGACCTCGCCGCCCGAGCCCGCGATAACGGTGCGCGCCCCCTTAAGCAGGACTGCCGCACCGCTTAGATCGCTAAGGCGCCGCGCCGCGCCGATACGGTTGGCGTTGACCTCCCCCGTGGTCATCCCTAGGAGACGCGCGGCCTCGCCCGGATGAGGCGTCAGGACGACTGGACCGGCTGCGCGCCTGAGCGCACCCGCACCAATCAGCGCGACCGCGTTTAGGCCGTCGGCATCGATCAGCATCGGCCGGCGCGGCGCCGCGCCCTCTGCAATAAGCCACTCCATCAGCGCGCGCGTATCGTCGCTCTGGCCGATTCCCGGCCCGACTGCGAGCGCATCCTTGCCTTCGATAAGCTTCGCGAGAACGCGCGGCGCTTCCCGTCCGTCGAAATGTCCATCGCGGTCGGCGACCGGTTCGGTCATCAGCTCCGCCTGCCCCGCCGCTACGATCGCTCCGACGGTTTCCGGAATCGCGGCAGTCACCAGCCCCGCGCCCAGCCGGAGCGCGCCGCGACCGGCCAGGATCGCAGCGCCCGACTTGCCGCGGCCGCCCGCGACCACCATCACGTGGCCGAAGTTGCCCTTGTGCGAATTTTGCGGACGCCGCCGCAGATAAGGGCGCGCCTCGGCCGCGTCGAAAAACCTGCCGTGCGGCGCGATCTCGGCGATCGCGGCGGGCGCGAATCCGACCTCCGCGATCTCCAAGTCGCCGCACAACTCCGCGCCCGGGTACGAAACGTGGCCGAATTTCGCAAAACCGAAAGTGACCGTCAGCGCCGCGCGCACGGCCGCGCCCATCACCGCGCCGCTATCCGAGTCGACGCCCGAAGCGATATCGACCGCGAGCACCGGAGCGCCTGCATGATTCAGCGCTTCGATCGCGCGGCGCGGCAATCCGCGCACCTCGGCGTTAAGCCCGGTGCCGAAGATCGCATCGATGATCACGCCCGGCCGCGCATCCATCGCCGCATCGAGTTCGCCCTCGTCGCCAATTTCGACAACCCGCCCGCCGTGGCTGACGAACTCCGCATGCGCGCGGGCCGCGTCGCCTTTGAGCGCCGACGCGCTCGCGAGCAGGATCGCGCGCACCGGCACCTGCTCGCCCATCAGCGCACGCGCCGCGACCATCCCGTCGCCGCCGTTGTTGCCCCTGCCCGCGACCACCAGCACGCCCTGATGCACCGCGTGTCGCCATCGGCGTATTGCCGCAGCGGCGACCGCCTCACCCGCACGCGTCATCAGCGAGTACGGCGCGACGCCATATTTTTCCTGGCTAAGACGGTCGAGTTCGCGGCTCTCGGCAGCGTTGAGCAGCTTCACGCGCGAGCCTTCCTTCAGCGCCGCGGAGCGCTGACGCCTCGCGCGCGAGCCTGCGGCGCCGCGGCGCGTTCCGTATCGACCAGCGCCAGCATCTCGCTCACCGCACGGCTCATCCCGGCCGCAATCGCGCGCGCGACGATCGCGTGACCGATATGGAGCCACTGGATTCCCGCGATGGCGGCGATCGGGGCGACATTGCCGTAGTTGAGCCCGTGGCCGGCATTCGCTTTGAGTCCGGCGACGCGCGCGGCCTTCACCGCCGCACGAATCTTGTGCAACTCCGCCGCCGTCGCCTCGCTGGGTTTTACCCTGGCCGCCTTGAGCGCGCGCGGAGGGGCTACGCCGCTCAGGTAGCGCTCGGCGAGATCCTTATCGGCGAGGTTGGCGTAGGCACCGGTGTGAATTTCGACGAAGTCCGCGCCCAGCGCGGCCGCCGTCTCGATCTGACGCGGCTCCGGATCGATAAAGAGCGACACGCCGATGCCCGCTTGTTTGAAGTTTTCGATGATCGGGGCAAGGCGCGCCCTCATGGCGGCGGCGTCGAGGCCGCCCTCGGTGGTGATCTCCTCGCGCCGCTCGGGCACGAGGCAAACTTCGTGCGGGTGAATTTTCAGCGCGAGCTCGACCATCTCGTCCACCGGCGCCAGTTCCTGGTTAAGGCGGACGTGAACCTCCTGACGCAAACGCAGGAGGTCGTGATCCTGGATGTGACGGCGGTCCTCGCGGAGATGGAAAGTGATCGCGGCGGCTCCCGCCCGCTCAGCGGCGAGTGCGGCTTCAACCGGGTCGGGATAATCCGCGCGCCGCGCCTGGCGCAGCGTGGCGACGTGGTCGATATTGACGCCGAGCAGGGGCATCGTCAGGCTCGCGCGCGGCGCGCGTGTTTGCCGATCGCCGCGCCGATTTCGCGCGCGAGCGCGCCGATCTCGGCGTCGTCCTCGCCTTCGATCATGACGCGCGCGAGCATCTCGGTGCCCGAGTAGCGCACCAGCAGGCGGCCATTGGCGCCGAGGCGCTTTTCGACATCCGCGATCAGCCGCTGCACGTCGGGCATCTCGGCAAGCGGCACGCGCGCCGCCACCTCGATATTCTCCATCACCTGCGGCACGCGGCGCATCGCGCGCAGCTCGCTCAGCGGACGCCCCGTCTCGACCATCAAGGTCAATATCATCAGCGCGGTTATGATCCCGTCGCCGGTGGTCGAATGGTCCATGAAGATGACGTGGCCGGACTGCTCGCCGCCGAGGTTGTAGCCGCCCAGCCGCATCTCGCGCGCGACGGCCGGATCGCCCACCTCGGTGCGCACCAGCCGCGCCCCCTTGGTGCGCAGCGCAAGCTCAAGTCCGAGATTGCTCATCACGGTGGCGACCACCACGCCTCCGGCGAGCCGTCCCGCGCCGGCCATCCGGGTCCCGATCGTCGCCATCACGTCGTCGCCGTCGAAAGGCTCGCCGCGCTCGTCGATGAGCAGCACGCGGTCGGCGTCGCCGTCGAACGCGATACCGGCATGGGCGCCCTCGCGCAGCACCGCCTCGCGCAGTTTCTCCGGATGGAGCGCGCCGCAGCCGAGATTGATGTTCTTGCCGTCGGGATCGACGCCTAGGGCGACGACGTCGGCGCCCAACTCGGTCAGCGCGTCGGGCGCGACCTTGTAGGCCGCGCCGTTGGCGCAATCGACCACCACTTTGAGCCCGTCGAAGGTCATCGCGCGCGGCACGCAACCCTTCAGGAAGACGAGGTAGCGGCCGATCGCGTCGTCGATTCGGGCCGCCTTGCCGATGTCGCCGGCGCGCGCGCGAAGATGGGCTAGCGCGCCGTCGTCGAAGACCAGCTCCTCGATCCGCCGCTCGGTTTCGTCGTCAAGCTTGAATCCCTCGCGCGAAAAGAACTTGATGCCGTTGTCCTCGAAGGGATTGTGCGAGGCCGAGATCACCACGCCGGCGTCGGCGCGCATGCTGCGGGCGAGAAACGCGATTCCCGGGGTGGGGAGCGGCCCGACCAGCCATACGTCGGCGCCCATCGAGCAAATTCCCGAGGCCATCGCGGTCTCCAGCATGTATCCCGAAAGGCGCGTGTCCTTGCCGATCAGGACGCGATGATGGCGCGCCGGCTGAGTCTTGAGCACATGCGCCAGCGCCCGTCCCAGCTTGAGCGCGGTTTCGGAAGTGATCGGTTCGGCATTGGCGACGCCGCGCACGCCGTCGGTGCCGAAAAGCCTGTTAGCCATGACTACGTTTCATCCACTCCCGGCGCGCTTCTGCCGGTAGAATCGCACCCTGACGTTGTCCGGATTCACGCGCACCAGTTCTATTCCGTCCGGCAATTCTATCTGTACCGCTAGGTCGCGCACGCCCGGCTCCGCATCCTCCGCCGTCACGTAAACCGAGCCATGCAGGTCGAGACCGGAAAGCTGATTAATCGGCCCGCGCACGGTGATGGCGATCCGCCGCG
This window encodes:
- the tsaE gene encoding tRNA (adenosine(37)-N6)-threonylcarbamoyltransferase complex ATPase subunit type 1 TsaE translates to MTFVIETRSAHETKSWGRRLASVLEGGELLGLMGDLGAGKTCFVKGLATGLNLREGDILSPTFTMIQEHRGRVPLYHIDLYRLEEAGLDDLGLREYLFTPGVAAVEWFERLREADELEVLSVRISYVGPSARRIEFVAGSDRYAQLLERLRSRFA
- a CDS encoding NAD(P)H-hydrate dehydratase; translation: MKLLNAAESRELDRLSQEKYGVAPYSLMTRAGEAVAAAAIRRWRHAVHQGVLVVAGRGNNGGDGMVAARALMGEQVPVRAILLASASALKGDAARAHAEFVSHGGRVVEIGDEGELDAAMDARPGVIIDAIFGTGLNAEVRGLPRRAIEALNHAGAPVLAVDIASGVDSDSGAVMGAAVRAALTVTFGFAKFGHVSYPGAELCGDLEIAEVGFAPAAIAEIAPHGRFFDAAEARPYLRRRPQNSHKGNFGHVMVVAGGRGKSGAAILAGRGALRLGAGLVTAAIPETVGAIVAAGQAELMTEPVADRDGHFDGREAPRVLAKLIEGKDALAVGPGIGQSDDTRALMEWLIAEGAAPRRPMLIDADGLNAVALIGAGALRRAAGPVVLTPHPGEAARLLGMTTGEVNANRIGAARRLSDLSGAAVLLKGARTVIAGSGGEVYVNASGNPGMATAGMGDVLSGMIGALLAQRLAPLDALALGAFLHGYAADRLAARIGPVGYLAGDLADELPSALASLAASGA
- a CDS encoding pyridoxine 5'-phosphate synthase, whose product is MPLLGVNIDHVATLRQARRADYPDPVEAALAAERAGAAAITFHLREDRRHIQDHDLLRLRQEVHVRLNQELAPVDEMVELALKIHPHEVCLVPERREEITTEGGLDAAAMRARLAPIIENFKQAGIGVSLFIDPEPRQIETAAALGADFVEIHTGAYANLADKDLAERYLSGVAPPRALKAARVKPSEATAAELHKIRAAVKAARVAGLKANAGHGLNYGNVAPIAAIAGIQWLHIGHAIVARAIAAGMSRAVSEMLALVDTERAAAPQARARGVSAPRR
- the glmM gene encoding phosphoglucosamine mutase gives rise to the protein MANRLFGTDGVRGVANAEPITSETALKLGRALAHVLKTQPARHHRVLIGKDTRLSGYMLETAMASGICSMGADVWLVGPLPTPGIAFLARSMRADAGVVISASHNPFEDNGIKFFSREGFKLDDETERRIEELVFDDGALAHLRARAGDIGKAARIDDAIGRYLVFLKGCVPRAMTFDGLKVVVDCANGAAYKVAPDALTELGADVVALGVDPDGKNINLGCGALHPEKLREAVLREGAHAGIAFDGDADRVLLIDERGEPFDGDDVMATIGTRMAGAGRLAGGVVVATVMSNLGLELALRTKGARLVRTEVGDPAVAREMRLGGYNLGGEQSGHVIFMDHSTTGDGIITALMILTLMVETGRPLSELRAMRRVPQVMENIEVAARVPLAEMPDVQRLIADVEKRLGANGRLLVRYSGTEMLARVMIEGEDDAEIGALAREIGAAIGKHARRARA